Proteins encoded by one window of Dendropsophus ebraccatus isolate aDenEbr1 chromosome 4, aDenEbr1.pat, whole genome shotgun sequence:
- the LOC138788149 gene encoding protein phosphatase 1 regulatory subunit 12A-like isoform X5, with product MAADDVSRSGTAKEKRQEQLRLWSGSETDRCLPPGSTRRPPRVRFAQGAVFMAACSAGDREEVRQLLAAGAQINSTNVDGLTALHQACIDENMDMVQFLVENGACVNQQDNEGWTPLHAAASCGFVSIAQYLISKGANVSIVNSEGELPLDVSHESAMEKLLKSEVKKQGVDLDAARKEEEEIMLRDTRRWVNNGKYEDVRHPTTGATPLHVAAAKGYTEVIRMLLQLGFDVDSRDLDGWTPLHAAAHWGQQDSCRLLCEALCDMEAVNKVGQTPFDVADDSLESFLEEMKNKQSALRLEKMKNAPQIMSQTSPPNQNAAGRTRRSSISRLSSQEKVALRVQDKERRTQPITSTVPTSQPIASSSDDSGSDAESEKVKAQERINNLNNQLRNLSTTTTKKEKTGSVARVPPSQKLFSNQENVRSFTRQPSDGDGLTSLRRQREPLATRTEIALSRREALAAKLDSALASGNTLSPKVDATVSLPNSLTRTSDSANTTSTNSEPAANTETKERRRSYLTPVRDEEAEAQRKARSRHARQSRRSTQGVTLTDLKEAEKVIKGQQENKDSAPEPEKTQEEETSKDNQTKPRSSRTASDDGAEVSWRSRIASLQKSDLLGLTTPDPTPTSSGLHRRGEVQSLESKEMQKSQEDEKESDERGGRNKAGVRDRRRPREKRRPTGVPPTTRDSDGEESEEEDGTEESPPTQVDGLSSRTNTLSNAHTSSRVKAAIAAEHRDTKDFKKLYEDLMRDNGRLRSQLLNTQNLVNETKAELERANQRQERSVDRSFLIDTEKKEKLILERRVSELQDELKILGDLKADNQRLKDENGALIRVISKLSK from the exons ATGGCGGCGGATGATGTGTCCCGGTCGGGCACGGCTAAAGAGAAGCGGCAGGAGCAGCTGAGGCTGTGGTCGGGCTCAGAGACGGACCGATGTCTGCCGCCAGGCTCCACTCGCCGCCCGCCCCGGGTGCGCTTCGCCCAAGGAGCCGTGTTTATGGCCGCCTGTTCGGCTGGAGACCGGGAGGAGGTTCGGCAACTGCTGGCGGCCGGAGCCCAGATCAATAGCACCAACGTGGACGGACTGACGGCTCTGCACCAG GCCTGTATTGATGAAAACATGGACATGGTTCAGTTTCTGGTAGAGAACGGAGCATGCGTGAACCAGCAGGACAACGAGGGGTGGACCCCACTCCACGCAGCAGCGTCCTGTGGATTTGTGAGCATAGCACA GTACTTGATCTCTAAAGGTGCAAATGTATCTATTGTAAATAGTGAAGGGGAGCTTCCGCTGGATGTGTCTCATGAGAGCGCCATGGAGAAACTGCTGAAAAGTGAGGTCAAGAAGCAAG GTGTTGATTTAGATGCAGCaagaaaagaggaggaggagataatgTTAAGAGATACACGACGCTGGGTGAACAATGGAAAGTATGAAGACGTCCGGCATCCGACCACTGGGGCTACTCCTTTACATGTGGCAGCTGCAAAGGGCTATACTGAAGTTATAAG GATGCTCCTACAATTGGGGTTTGACGTGGATTCCCGTGACTTAGATGGTTGGACTCCTCTGCACGCGGCCGCTCACTGGGGCCAACAGGATTCATGCCGTCTCCTGTGTGAGGCTCTCTGTGACATGGAGGCTGTCAACAAAGTG GGCCAGACACCCTTTGATGTTGCAGACGACAGTTTGGAATCTTTCctggaagaaatgaagaacaaacAGAGTGCG TTACGCTTGGAGAAGATGAAAAATGCCCCGCAGATAATGTCCCAGACAAGCCCTCCGAATCAGAATGCCGCTGGCAGAACCCGGAG GAGTTCTATTTCTCGTCTGAGCAGCCAAGAGAAGGTTGCACTGCGTGTGCAGGACAAAGAGCGCCGGACACAGCCCATCACTTCTACAGTACCTACCAGCCAACCAATTGCTTCCAGTTCTGATGATTCTGGCTCTGATGCAGAGTCTG AAAAAGTAAAAGCTCAAGAAAGAATTAATAATCTGAACAATCAGTTGCGTAACCTTTCCACAACAACCACAAAGAAG gagaagACAGGGTCTGTAGCTCGTGTGCCTCCAAGTCAGAAACTGTTTAGTAACCAGGAAAATGTGAG GTCATTCACTCGGCAGCCTAGTGATGGAGATGGACTCACCTCGCTCCGTAGACAGAGGGAGCCTCTGGCAACAAGGACTGAAATCGCCCTATCGAGAAGAGAGGCATTAGCAGCTAAGCTAGATTCCGCATTAGCAAGTGGGAACACTTTGTCTCCTAAAGTAGATGCCACTGTGTCGCTGCCAAATTCACTTACAAG AACTTCTGACTCTGCAAACACTACAAGTACAAACTCAGAGCCAGCCGCCAATACAGAGACCAAAGAGCGACGCAG GTCTTACCTGACCCCCGTGAGAGATGAAGAGGCTGAAGCTCAGAGAAAGGCAAGGTCTCGACATGCACGACAGTCTCGACGATCCACTCAG GGAGTGACTCTCACAGATCTGAAGGAGGCTGAAAAGGTCATCAAAGGTCAACAGGAAAATAAAGACTCCGCACCAGAGCCAGAGAAGACCCAGGAAGAAGAGACCAGCAAAGACAACCAGACAAAGCCAAGAAGCAGCCGTACCGCCAGTGATGATGGG GCAGAGGTCAGCTGGAGATCCCGAATCGCCAGTTTGCAGAAATCCGATCTTTTAGGATTAACCACTCCAGATCCAACTCCAACTTCTTCAGGTTTACATAGACGAGGTGAAGTCCAAAGCCTAGAGAGCAAAG AGATGCAGAAGTCCCAGGAGGACGAGAAAGAGAGTGACGAACGAGGTGGCAGGAACAAGGCAGGTGTGCGGGATCGGAGGAGGCCtcgagagaagaggagacccacTGGAGTGCCACCGACCACCAGAGAT AGTGATGGCGAGGAATCTGAGGAGGAGGACGGAACAGAAGAAAGTCCGCCAACTCAG GTAGATGGACTTAGCTCTCG AACAAATACACTTTCCAATGCGCACACTTCAAGCCGGGTAAAAGCAGCCATTGCGGCTGAACACAGGGACACCAAGGATTTTAAAAAA CTGTATGAAGACTTGATGAGAGACAATGGACGTCTTCGCTCCCAGCTGCTAAACACCCAAAACTTGGTGAATGAGACAAAAGCAGAGTTGGAACGAGCCAACCAG aggCAGGAAAGAAGTGTTGACAGATCATTTCTGATTGATACAGAGAAGAAG GAGAAGCTTATCTTGGAGCGTAGAGTATCTGAACTTCAGGATGAGCTAAAG ATTCTCGGGGATCTGAAGGCTGATAACCAACGCTTGAAAGATGAGAATGGAGCCCTAATCCGAGTTATAAGTAAGCTGTCCAAATAG
- the LOC138788149 gene encoding protein phosphatase 1 regulatory subunit 12A-like isoform X2, with the protein MAADDVSRSGTAKEKRQEQLRLWSGSETDRCLPPGSTRRPPRVRFAQGAVFMAACSAGDREEVRQLLAAGAQINSTNVDGLTALHQACIDENMDMVQFLVENGACVNQQDNEGWTPLHAAASCGFVSIAQYLISKGANVSIVNSEGELPLDVSHESAMEKLLKSEVKKQGVDLDAARKEEEEIMLRDTRRWVNNGKYEDVRHPTTGATPLHVAAAKGYTEVIRMLLQLGFDVDSRDLDGWTPLHAAAHWGQQDSCRLLCEALCDMEAVNKVGQTPFDVADDSLESFLEEMKNKQSALRLEKMKNAPQIMSQTSPPNQNAAGRTRRSSISRLSSQEKVALRVQDKERRTQPITSTVPTSQPIASSSDDSGSDAESEKVKAQERINNLNNQLRNLSTTTTKKTSAVPEQEKTEPPLGSWRASLRKTGSSGTLSSGTTSEEGRRAALPKSASSSQLADREKTGSVARVPPSQKLFSNQENVRSFTRQPSDGDGLTSLRRQREPLATRTEIALSRREALAAKLDSALASGNTLSPKVDATVSLPNSLTRTSDSANTTSTNSEPAANTETKERRRSYLTPVRDEEAEAQRKARSRHARQSRRSTQGVTLTDLKEAEKVIKGQQENKDSAPEPEKTQEEETSKDNQTKPRSSRTASDDGAEVSWRSRIASLQKSDLLGLTTPDPTPTSSGLHRRGEVQSLESKEMQKSQEDEKESDERGGRNKAGVRDRRRPREKRRPTGVPPTTRDSDGEESEEEDGTEESPPTQVDGLSSRTNTLSNAHTSSRVKAAIAAEHRDTKDFKKLYEDLMRDNGRLRSQLLNTQNLVNETKAELERANQRQERSVDRSFLIDTEKKEKLILERRVSELQDELKILGDLKADNQRLKDENGALIRVISKLSK; encoded by the exons ATGGCGGCGGATGATGTGTCCCGGTCGGGCACGGCTAAAGAGAAGCGGCAGGAGCAGCTGAGGCTGTGGTCGGGCTCAGAGACGGACCGATGTCTGCCGCCAGGCTCCACTCGCCGCCCGCCCCGGGTGCGCTTCGCCCAAGGAGCCGTGTTTATGGCCGCCTGTTCGGCTGGAGACCGGGAGGAGGTTCGGCAACTGCTGGCGGCCGGAGCCCAGATCAATAGCACCAACGTGGACGGACTGACGGCTCTGCACCAG GCCTGTATTGATGAAAACATGGACATGGTTCAGTTTCTGGTAGAGAACGGAGCATGCGTGAACCAGCAGGACAACGAGGGGTGGACCCCACTCCACGCAGCAGCGTCCTGTGGATTTGTGAGCATAGCACA GTACTTGATCTCTAAAGGTGCAAATGTATCTATTGTAAATAGTGAAGGGGAGCTTCCGCTGGATGTGTCTCATGAGAGCGCCATGGAGAAACTGCTGAAAAGTGAGGTCAAGAAGCAAG GTGTTGATTTAGATGCAGCaagaaaagaggaggaggagataatgTTAAGAGATACACGACGCTGGGTGAACAATGGAAAGTATGAAGACGTCCGGCATCCGACCACTGGGGCTACTCCTTTACATGTGGCAGCTGCAAAGGGCTATACTGAAGTTATAAG GATGCTCCTACAATTGGGGTTTGACGTGGATTCCCGTGACTTAGATGGTTGGACTCCTCTGCACGCGGCCGCTCACTGGGGCCAACAGGATTCATGCCGTCTCCTGTGTGAGGCTCTCTGTGACATGGAGGCTGTCAACAAAGTG GGCCAGACACCCTTTGATGTTGCAGACGACAGTTTGGAATCTTTCctggaagaaatgaagaacaaacAGAGTGCG TTACGCTTGGAGAAGATGAAAAATGCCCCGCAGATAATGTCCCAGACAAGCCCTCCGAATCAGAATGCCGCTGGCAGAACCCGGAG GAGTTCTATTTCTCGTCTGAGCAGCCAAGAGAAGGTTGCACTGCGTGTGCAGGACAAAGAGCGCCGGACACAGCCCATCACTTCTACAGTACCTACCAGCCAACCAATTGCTTCCAGTTCTGATGATTCTGGCTCTGATGCAGAGTCTG AAAAAGTAAAAGCTCAAGAAAGAATTAATAATCTGAACAATCAGTTGCGTAACCTTTCCACAACAACCACAAAGAAG ACCTCAGCAGTACCGGAGCAGGAGAAAACTGAGCCGCCTTTAGGCTCATGGCGAGCCTCCTTGAGGAAGACTGGTAGTTCTGGCACATTGAGCTCTGGCACCACGTCTGAAGAAGGCAGGCGGGCAGCACTACCTAAATCTGCCTCCAGCTCCCAGCTAGCAGACAGA gagaagACAGGGTCTGTAGCTCGTGTGCCTCCAAGTCAGAAACTGTTTAGTAACCAGGAAAATGTGAG GTCATTCACTCGGCAGCCTAGTGATGGAGATGGACTCACCTCGCTCCGTAGACAGAGGGAGCCTCTGGCAACAAGGACTGAAATCGCCCTATCGAGAAGAGAGGCATTAGCAGCTAAGCTAGATTCCGCATTAGCAAGTGGGAACACTTTGTCTCCTAAAGTAGATGCCACTGTGTCGCTGCCAAATTCACTTACAAG AACTTCTGACTCTGCAAACACTACAAGTACAAACTCAGAGCCAGCCGCCAATACAGAGACCAAAGAGCGACGCAG GTCTTACCTGACCCCCGTGAGAGATGAAGAGGCTGAAGCTCAGAGAAAGGCAAGGTCTCGACATGCACGACAGTCTCGACGATCCACTCAG GGAGTGACTCTCACAGATCTGAAGGAGGCTGAAAAGGTCATCAAAGGTCAACAGGAAAATAAAGACTCCGCACCAGAGCCAGAGAAGACCCAGGAAGAAGAGACCAGCAAAGACAACCAGACAAAGCCAAGAAGCAGCCGTACCGCCAGTGATGATGGG GCAGAGGTCAGCTGGAGATCCCGAATCGCCAGTTTGCAGAAATCCGATCTTTTAGGATTAACCACTCCAGATCCAACTCCAACTTCTTCAGGTTTACATAGACGAGGTGAAGTCCAAAGCCTAGAGAGCAAAG AGATGCAGAAGTCCCAGGAGGACGAGAAAGAGAGTGACGAACGAGGTGGCAGGAACAAGGCAGGTGTGCGGGATCGGAGGAGGCCtcgagagaagaggagacccacTGGAGTGCCACCGACCACCAGAGAT AGTGATGGCGAGGAATCTGAGGAGGAGGACGGAACAGAAGAAAGTCCGCCAACTCAG GTAGATGGACTTAGCTCTCG AACAAATACACTTTCCAATGCGCACACTTCAAGCCGGGTAAAAGCAGCCATTGCGGCTGAACACAGGGACACCAAGGATTTTAAAAAA CTGTATGAAGACTTGATGAGAGACAATGGACGTCTTCGCTCCCAGCTGCTAAACACCCAAAACTTGGTGAATGAGACAAAAGCAGAGTTGGAACGAGCCAACCAG aggCAGGAAAGAAGTGTTGACAGATCATTTCTGATTGATACAGAGAAGAAG GAGAAGCTTATCTTGGAGCGTAGAGTATCTGAACTTCAGGATGAGCTAAAG ATTCTCGGGGATCTGAAGGCTGATAACCAACGCTTGAAAGATGAGAATGGAGCCCTAATCCGAGTTATAAGTAAGCTGTCCAAATAG
- the LOC138788149 gene encoding protein phosphatase 1 regulatory subunit 12A-like isoform X1 — translation MAADDVSRSGTAKEKRQEQLRLWSGSETDRCLPPGSTRRPPRVRFAQGAVFMAACSAGDREEVRQLLAAGAQINSTNVDGLTALHQACIDENMDMVQFLVENGACVNQQDNEGWTPLHAAASCGFVSIAQYLISKGANVSIVNSEGELPLDVSHESAMEKLLKSEVKKQGVDLDAARKEEEEIMLRDTRRWVNNGKYEDVRHPTTGATPLHVAAAKGYTEVIRMLLQLGFDVDSRDLDGWTPLHAAAHWGQQDSCRLLCEALCDMEAVNKVGQTPFDVADDSLESFLEEMKNKQSALRLEKMKNAPQIMSQTSPPNQNAAGRTRRSSISRLSSQEKVALRVQDKERRTQPITSTVPTSQPIASSSDDSGSDAESEKVKAQERINNLNNQLRNLSTTTTKKTSAVPEQEKTEPPLGSWRASLRKTGSSGTLSSGTTSEEGRRAALPKSASSSQLADREKTGSVARVPPSQKLFSNQENVRESPFGRRSFTRQPSDGDGLTSLRRQREPLATRTEIALSRREALAAKLDSALASGNTLSPKVDATVSLPNSLTRTSDSANTTSTNSEPAANTETKERRRSYLTPVRDEEAEAQRKARSRHARQSRRSTQGVTLTDLKEAEKVIKGQQENKDSAPEPEKTQEEETSKDNQTKPRSSRTASDDGAEVSWRSRIASLQKSDLLGLTTPDPTPTSSGLHRRGEVQSLESKEMQKSQEDEKESDERGGRNKAGVRDRRRPREKRRPTGVPPTTRDSDGEESEEEDGTEESPPTQVDGLSSRTNTLSNAHTSSRVKAAIAAEHRDTKDFKKLYEDLMRDNGRLRSQLLNTQNLVNETKAELERANQRQERSVDRSFLIDTEKKEKLILERRVSELQDELKILGDLKADNQRLKDENGALIRVISKLSK, via the exons ATGGCGGCGGATGATGTGTCCCGGTCGGGCACGGCTAAAGAGAAGCGGCAGGAGCAGCTGAGGCTGTGGTCGGGCTCAGAGACGGACCGATGTCTGCCGCCAGGCTCCACTCGCCGCCCGCCCCGGGTGCGCTTCGCCCAAGGAGCCGTGTTTATGGCCGCCTGTTCGGCTGGAGACCGGGAGGAGGTTCGGCAACTGCTGGCGGCCGGAGCCCAGATCAATAGCACCAACGTGGACGGACTGACGGCTCTGCACCAG GCCTGTATTGATGAAAACATGGACATGGTTCAGTTTCTGGTAGAGAACGGAGCATGCGTGAACCAGCAGGACAACGAGGGGTGGACCCCACTCCACGCAGCAGCGTCCTGTGGATTTGTGAGCATAGCACA GTACTTGATCTCTAAAGGTGCAAATGTATCTATTGTAAATAGTGAAGGGGAGCTTCCGCTGGATGTGTCTCATGAGAGCGCCATGGAGAAACTGCTGAAAAGTGAGGTCAAGAAGCAAG GTGTTGATTTAGATGCAGCaagaaaagaggaggaggagataatgTTAAGAGATACACGACGCTGGGTGAACAATGGAAAGTATGAAGACGTCCGGCATCCGACCACTGGGGCTACTCCTTTACATGTGGCAGCTGCAAAGGGCTATACTGAAGTTATAAG GATGCTCCTACAATTGGGGTTTGACGTGGATTCCCGTGACTTAGATGGTTGGACTCCTCTGCACGCGGCCGCTCACTGGGGCCAACAGGATTCATGCCGTCTCCTGTGTGAGGCTCTCTGTGACATGGAGGCTGTCAACAAAGTG GGCCAGACACCCTTTGATGTTGCAGACGACAGTTTGGAATCTTTCctggaagaaatgaagaacaaacAGAGTGCG TTACGCTTGGAGAAGATGAAAAATGCCCCGCAGATAATGTCCCAGACAAGCCCTCCGAATCAGAATGCCGCTGGCAGAACCCGGAG GAGTTCTATTTCTCGTCTGAGCAGCCAAGAGAAGGTTGCACTGCGTGTGCAGGACAAAGAGCGCCGGACACAGCCCATCACTTCTACAGTACCTACCAGCCAACCAATTGCTTCCAGTTCTGATGATTCTGGCTCTGATGCAGAGTCTG AAAAAGTAAAAGCTCAAGAAAGAATTAATAATCTGAACAATCAGTTGCGTAACCTTTCCACAACAACCACAAAGAAG ACCTCAGCAGTACCGGAGCAGGAGAAAACTGAGCCGCCTTTAGGCTCATGGCGAGCCTCCTTGAGGAAGACTGGTAGTTCTGGCACATTGAGCTCTGGCACCACGTCTGAAGAAGGCAGGCGGGCAGCACTACCTAAATCTGCCTCCAGCTCCCAGCTAGCAGACAGA gagaagACAGGGTCTGTAGCTCGTGTGCCTCCAAGTCAGAAACTGTTTAGTAACCAGGAAAATGTGAG GGAGTCTCCGTTTGGTCGCAGGTCATTCACTCGGCAGCCTAGTGATGGAGATGGACTCACCTCGCTCCGTAGACAGAGGGAGCCTCTGGCAACAAGGACTGAAATCGCCCTATCGAGAAGAGAGGCATTAGCAGCTAAGCTAGATTCCGCATTAGCAAGTGGGAACACTTTGTCTCCTAAAGTAGATGCCACTGTGTCGCTGCCAAATTCACTTACAAG AACTTCTGACTCTGCAAACACTACAAGTACAAACTCAGAGCCAGCCGCCAATACAGAGACCAAAGAGCGACGCAG GTCTTACCTGACCCCCGTGAGAGATGAAGAGGCTGAAGCTCAGAGAAAGGCAAGGTCTCGACATGCACGACAGTCTCGACGATCCACTCAG GGAGTGACTCTCACAGATCTGAAGGAGGCTGAAAAGGTCATCAAAGGTCAACAGGAAAATAAAGACTCCGCACCAGAGCCAGAGAAGACCCAGGAAGAAGAGACCAGCAAAGACAACCAGACAAAGCCAAGAAGCAGCCGTACCGCCAGTGATGATGGG GCAGAGGTCAGCTGGAGATCCCGAATCGCCAGTTTGCAGAAATCCGATCTTTTAGGATTAACCACTCCAGATCCAACTCCAACTTCTTCAGGTTTACATAGACGAGGTGAAGTCCAAAGCCTAGAGAGCAAAG AGATGCAGAAGTCCCAGGAGGACGAGAAAGAGAGTGACGAACGAGGTGGCAGGAACAAGGCAGGTGTGCGGGATCGGAGGAGGCCtcgagagaagaggagacccacTGGAGTGCCACCGACCACCAGAGAT AGTGATGGCGAGGAATCTGAGGAGGAGGACGGAACAGAAGAAAGTCCGCCAACTCAG GTAGATGGACTTAGCTCTCG AACAAATACACTTTCCAATGCGCACACTTCAAGCCGGGTAAAAGCAGCCATTGCGGCTGAACACAGGGACACCAAGGATTTTAAAAAA CTGTATGAAGACTTGATGAGAGACAATGGACGTCTTCGCTCCCAGCTGCTAAACACCCAAAACTTGGTGAATGAGACAAAAGCAGAGTTGGAACGAGCCAACCAG aggCAGGAAAGAAGTGTTGACAGATCATTTCTGATTGATACAGAGAAGAAG GAGAAGCTTATCTTGGAGCGTAGAGTATCTGAACTTCAGGATGAGCTAAAG ATTCTCGGGGATCTGAAGGCTGATAACCAACGCTTGAAAGATGAGAATGGAGCCCTAATCCGAGTTATAAGTAAGCTGTCCAAATAG
- the LOC138788149 gene encoding protein phosphatase 1 regulatory subunit 12A-like isoform X4: protein MAADDVSRSGTAKEKRQEQLRLWSGSETDRCLPPGSTRRPPRVRFAQGAVFMAACSAGDREEVRQLLAAGAQINSTNVDGLTALHQACIDENMDMVQFLVENGACVNQQDNEGWTPLHAAASCGFVSIAQYLISKGANVSIVNSEGELPLDVSHESAMEKLLKSEVKKQGVDLDAARKEEEEIMLRDTRRWVNNGKYEDVRHPTTGATPLHVAAAKGYTEVIRMLLQLGFDVDSRDLDGWTPLHAAAHWGQQDSCRLLCEALCDMEAVNKVGQTPFDVADDSLESFLEEMKNKQSALRLEKMKNAPQIMSQTSPPNQNAAGRTRRSSISRLSSQEKVALRVQDKERRTQPITSTVPTSQPIASSSDDSGSDAESEKVKAQERINNLNNQLRNLSTTTTKKEKTGSVARVPPSQKLFSNQENVRESPFGRRSFTRQPSDGDGLTSLRRQREPLATRTEIALSRREALAAKLDSALASGNTLSPKVDATVSLPNSLTRTSDSANTTSTNSEPAANTETKERRRSYLTPVRDEEAEAQRKARSRHARQSRRSTQGVTLTDLKEAEKVIKGQQENKDSAPEPEKTQEEETSKDNQTKPRSSRTASDDGAEVSWRSRIASLQKSDLLGLTTPDPTPTSSGLHRRGEVQSLESKEMQKSQEDEKESDERGGRNKAGVRDRRRPREKRRPTGVPPTTRDSDGEESEEEDGTEESPPTQVDGLSSRTNTLSNAHTSSRVKAAIAAEHRDTKDFKKLYEDLMRDNGRLRSQLLNTQNLVNETKAELERANQRQERSVDRSFLIDTEKKEKLILERRVSELQDELKILGDLKADNQRLKDENGALIRVISKLSK from the exons ATGGCGGCGGATGATGTGTCCCGGTCGGGCACGGCTAAAGAGAAGCGGCAGGAGCAGCTGAGGCTGTGGTCGGGCTCAGAGACGGACCGATGTCTGCCGCCAGGCTCCACTCGCCGCCCGCCCCGGGTGCGCTTCGCCCAAGGAGCCGTGTTTATGGCCGCCTGTTCGGCTGGAGACCGGGAGGAGGTTCGGCAACTGCTGGCGGCCGGAGCCCAGATCAATAGCACCAACGTGGACGGACTGACGGCTCTGCACCAG GCCTGTATTGATGAAAACATGGACATGGTTCAGTTTCTGGTAGAGAACGGAGCATGCGTGAACCAGCAGGACAACGAGGGGTGGACCCCACTCCACGCAGCAGCGTCCTGTGGATTTGTGAGCATAGCACA GTACTTGATCTCTAAAGGTGCAAATGTATCTATTGTAAATAGTGAAGGGGAGCTTCCGCTGGATGTGTCTCATGAGAGCGCCATGGAGAAACTGCTGAAAAGTGAGGTCAAGAAGCAAG GTGTTGATTTAGATGCAGCaagaaaagaggaggaggagataatgTTAAGAGATACACGACGCTGGGTGAACAATGGAAAGTATGAAGACGTCCGGCATCCGACCACTGGGGCTACTCCTTTACATGTGGCAGCTGCAAAGGGCTATACTGAAGTTATAAG GATGCTCCTACAATTGGGGTTTGACGTGGATTCCCGTGACTTAGATGGTTGGACTCCTCTGCACGCGGCCGCTCACTGGGGCCAACAGGATTCATGCCGTCTCCTGTGTGAGGCTCTCTGTGACATGGAGGCTGTCAACAAAGTG GGCCAGACACCCTTTGATGTTGCAGACGACAGTTTGGAATCTTTCctggaagaaatgaagaacaaacAGAGTGCG TTACGCTTGGAGAAGATGAAAAATGCCCCGCAGATAATGTCCCAGACAAGCCCTCCGAATCAGAATGCCGCTGGCAGAACCCGGAG GAGTTCTATTTCTCGTCTGAGCAGCCAAGAGAAGGTTGCACTGCGTGTGCAGGACAAAGAGCGCCGGACACAGCCCATCACTTCTACAGTACCTACCAGCCAACCAATTGCTTCCAGTTCTGATGATTCTGGCTCTGATGCAGAGTCTG AAAAAGTAAAAGCTCAAGAAAGAATTAATAATCTGAACAATCAGTTGCGTAACCTTTCCACAACAACCACAAAGAAG gagaagACAGGGTCTGTAGCTCGTGTGCCTCCAAGTCAGAAACTGTTTAGTAACCAGGAAAATGTGAG GGAGTCTCCGTTTGGTCGCAGGTCATTCACTCGGCAGCCTAGTGATGGAGATGGACTCACCTCGCTCCGTAGACAGAGGGAGCCTCTGGCAACAAGGACTGAAATCGCCCTATCGAGAAGAGAGGCATTAGCAGCTAAGCTAGATTCCGCATTAGCAAGTGGGAACACTTTGTCTCCTAAAGTAGATGCCACTGTGTCGCTGCCAAATTCACTTACAAG AACTTCTGACTCTGCAAACACTACAAGTACAAACTCAGAGCCAGCCGCCAATACAGAGACCAAAGAGCGACGCAG GTCTTACCTGACCCCCGTGAGAGATGAAGAGGCTGAAGCTCAGAGAAAGGCAAGGTCTCGACATGCACGACAGTCTCGACGATCCACTCAG GGAGTGACTCTCACAGATCTGAAGGAGGCTGAAAAGGTCATCAAAGGTCAACAGGAAAATAAAGACTCCGCACCAGAGCCAGAGAAGACCCAGGAAGAAGAGACCAGCAAAGACAACCAGACAAAGCCAAGAAGCAGCCGTACCGCCAGTGATGATGGG GCAGAGGTCAGCTGGAGATCCCGAATCGCCAGTTTGCAGAAATCCGATCTTTTAGGATTAACCACTCCAGATCCAACTCCAACTTCTTCAGGTTTACATAGACGAGGTGAAGTCCAAAGCCTAGAGAGCAAAG AGATGCAGAAGTCCCAGGAGGACGAGAAAGAGAGTGACGAACGAGGTGGCAGGAACAAGGCAGGTGTGCGGGATCGGAGGAGGCCtcgagagaagaggagacccacTGGAGTGCCACCGACCACCAGAGAT AGTGATGGCGAGGAATCTGAGGAGGAGGACGGAACAGAAGAAAGTCCGCCAACTCAG GTAGATGGACTTAGCTCTCG AACAAATACACTTTCCAATGCGCACACTTCAAGCCGGGTAAAAGCAGCCATTGCGGCTGAACACAGGGACACCAAGGATTTTAAAAAA CTGTATGAAGACTTGATGAGAGACAATGGACGTCTTCGCTCCCAGCTGCTAAACACCCAAAACTTGGTGAATGAGACAAAAGCAGAGTTGGAACGAGCCAACCAG aggCAGGAAAGAAGTGTTGACAGATCATTTCTGATTGATACAGAGAAGAAG GAGAAGCTTATCTTGGAGCGTAGAGTATCTGAACTTCAGGATGAGCTAAAG ATTCTCGGGGATCTGAAGGCTGATAACCAACGCTTGAAAGATGAGAATGGAGCCCTAATCCGAGTTATAAGTAAGCTGTCCAAATAG